In Triticum aestivum cultivar Chinese Spring chromosome 5B, IWGSC CS RefSeq v2.1, whole genome shotgun sequence, the following proteins share a genomic window:
- the LOC123111681 gene encoding uncharacterized protein, with product MGEVMEMTEVLQSVSDLPVQDPPGEEFSAADLRWVKYASSEHHCDDVALIPYDRMEAFISGECNNPEYPTRFHIERGRKRERGTLKEVRSDDYLLYRMYWCSFGPENYGEGGTILPSRRYRLNTRNRAARPQSMRGCTCHFAIKRLYARPSLALIIYHERRHVNKSGFVCHGPLDRDAIGPGARKVPYVGSEIQQQTMSLIYLGVPEENILQTHIEGIQRYCGSDAKVDNLASQYVHKLGMIIKRSTHELDLDDQASIRMWVDRNKKSVFFHQDSTETDAFVLGIQTEWQLQQMIRFGHQNILASHSSFGVSKLKYPLHTILVFDSRQQALPVAWIITRSVTKHDTSRWMKALTSRIHSVDSNWRIGGFIIDDPTSELDPIRNVFSCPILFSLWHIRRTWLKNIIKKCSNTEVQREIFTQLGKIMYSIWSEKNPMDILEQLFQDFVDQTTFIQYFKSFWVPKLEMWIDTIRNLPLASQESCGAIEGYHLKLKLKAYDDSQLDALQRVDWLVHKLTTELHSGYWLNLYADESGSFPEVKAEYIASTSWQRALHIPDEAVLFDDKEPLSAKVASQKDASQMQTVWNAGSEFSLCSCSWSMQGNLCKHIIKVNMMYAPRKDFQPSLSFQSFQRVLLDLWQKPLDDSFSLDLSVAWVMQMQERIQKVAELAASDGIAQVAGKLPIQWANKRGRRTAIRRTSPMCFLPHSNGSVQRDLTPKRNRKRRRLSNFSG from the exons atgggggaggtgatggagatgacAGAGGTGCTGCAGTCGGTGAGCGACCTCCCCGTACAGGACCCTCCCGGGGAGGAGTTCTCGGCCGCCGACCTCAGGTGGGTCAAGTACGCGAGCTCCGAGCACCACTGCGACGACGTTGCGCTCATCCCCTACGACCGGATGGAGGCCTTCATCAGCGGCGAGTGCAACAACCCCGAGTACCCCACCAGGTTCCACATCGAGCGCGGCCGCAAGCGCGAAAGGGGCACCCTCAAGGAGGTCAGGAGCGACGACTATCTCCTCTACAGAAT GTATTGGTGTTCGTTTGGCCCTGAAAATTATGGGGAGGGAGGGACGATCTTGCCTAGCAGAAGGTACAGGCTTAACACAAGAAATCGTGCAGCTCGTCCGCAGTCGATGCGAGGTTGCACCTGCCATTTCGCAATCAAGCGGTTATACGCTCGCCCTTCGCTGGCTCTCATTATCTACCATGAGAGGCGCCATGTCAACAAGTCTGGTTTTGTATGCCATGGACCCCTGGACCGGGACGCTATTGGTCCTGGTGCCAGGAAAGTGCCGTATGTTGGGAGCGAGATTCAGCAGCAGACCATGTCGTTGATCTATCTCGGCGTCCCCGAGGAGAACATTCTGCAGACACATATAGAAGGGATACAACGCTACTGTGGCTCAGATGCAAAGGTCGATAACCTTGCCTCGCAGTATGTCCACAAGCTTGGGATGATCATCAAGAGGTCTACGCATGAGCTGGATCTAGATGACCAAGCTAGCATCAGGATGTGGGTCGATAGGAACAAGAAGTCTGTGTTTTTCCACCAGGACTCAACCGAGACAGATGCCTTTGTACTAGGGATCCAGACAGAATGGCAACTGCAGCAGATGATCCGCTTTGGTCACCAGAACATTTTGGCCTCTCATTCCTCATTTGGTGTAAGCAAGCTGAAG TACCCCTTGCACACAATTCTTGTATTTGATTCAAGACAACAGGCTCTGCCTGTTGCATGGATTATAACCCGATCTGTTACCAAGCATGACACTTCGAGATGGATGAAAGCACTTACTAGTAGAATACATTCTGTTGATTCCAACTGGAGGATTGGTGGATTTATAATTGATGATCCAACCTCAGAGCTGGACCCAATCAG GAATGTATTTTCCTGCCCGattttattttctttatggcaCATAAGGAGAACATGGCTTAAAAATATAATCAAGAAATGCAGCAATACTGAGGTGCAACGGGAAATATTTACACAACTAGGAAAAATTATGTACAGTATCTGGAGTGAGAAAAATCCCATGGATATCCTGGAACAATTGTTTCAGGACTTTGTTGACCAAACCACCTTCATCCAGTATTTCAAGTCATTTTGGGTTCCCAAATTGG AGATGTGGATTGATACCATCAGAAATTTACCCCTGGCAAGTCAGGAATCCTGTGGTGCTATTGAGGGTTACCATCTAAAGCTCAAGCTTAAAGCATATGATGATTCACAGCTTGATGCTCTTCAACGTGTGGATTGGTTGGTGCACAAGCTGACAACAGAGCTGCATTCTGGCTACTGGCTCAACCTATATGCAGATGAGAGCGGTTCATTTCCCGAGGTGAAAGCAGAGTACATTGCATCCACTTCATGGCAAAGGGCTCTGCACATACCTGATGAGGCTGTTCTATTTGATGACAAAGAACCTCTTTCAGCCAAGGTGGCAAGCCAGAAGGATGCTAGTCAAATGCAGACTGTATGGAATGCTGGGTCTGAATTCTCTCTGTGCAGTTGTTCGTGGTCAATGCAGGGTAACCTATGTAAGCACATCATAAAGGTTAACATGATGTATGCACCACGCAAGGATTTCCAGCCCTCGCTATCATTTCAATCGTTTCAGCGCGTCCTACTTGATCTGTGGCAAAAACCACTGGATGATTCATTCTCACTCGATCTGTCGGTAGCATGGGTTATGCAAATGCAGGAGAGGATCCAAAAAGTGGCTGAGCTTGCTGCGTCTGATGGTATCGCCCAAGTTGCAGGCAAATTGCCAATTCAATGGGCAAACAAGAGAGGGAGAAGAACAGCTATTAGGCGCACAAGCCCCATGTGTTTTCTTCCTCATTCCAACGGCAGTGTGCAAAGAGATTTGACTCCGAAGAGGAACAGAAAGAGGAGAAGGTTGTCCAACTTTTCAGGCTAA